Below is a window of Plasmodium chabaudi chabaudi strain AS genome assembly, chromosome: 10 DNA.
TAGTAAATTATGTTTGTGCATTGttagtatataatatattttaaaaaaaaaaatagcatattttcaacataaattttgtttacatatgtatagaaaagtttaaattaaataaaaaaatatattgggtatataaatatatttataagtgaaaaatgcaaaatacgacaattgtattttataacaTTATCAATGACaaagaagataaaaattcacaaaatgttttttatatttctaaGCCAGCAAATTTAATAGCATTAAGTgacattaaaaatgaatttccTTTGGTAGGGACTTATCATTTCAGGTTTGTCCACtttcattttaattatatagttACATgctcatattttttattacaccTATAAATGGCTAGCTATATGCAAGCACATTTCTACCTGCACTGTACATAAATAACTTTATCTTTTCTTTCctaattttgatatatactatttataGATTTAAAATAACCCAAAACAACAATACTGTGTGGGTTGATATCACTGATGAGGCTTCGAATGTTCCCAGTTTTAATTcgtgcatatatatgaaagtATGCTTAAAAAGGAACAAAcaaattacatatatacatagcCAGTGTAAAAGGCCAAGATAGCGAGATAGCGAGATAGCgaatagtttttttttttttttttttttttccacattttttaatttggcTATTTTCCACCACCCCCTCTTATTTATTACTGAATATTTCATcctttaattttgttattaacTATAGGTTTTGAGATTAAGTTGGATAAACagtaaaaatgataaagcgactttaaataataaaagtatcAATGAACGAAGTTTGGCAGCTTcttatgaaaatgataaaaccATTTTTGAAGAAAAAAGGACAAGTGTGCATGAGGTTAGTGATATTAGTAAAACCAAAGCAAACATTGACATGCTATTATTTGAGACAACACCGAATAAGCCCAGTCATGGAAATTTAGAGGACAAGAAAGGTAAACGCAAATACCAtcacaaatataaatacaaactTAATCAGCAATTATGTAAAAgctatgtatatatttacataaatatttcacactatatcatattttcttttttcacaTAATTTTACAGAATATACTAAGGACCAAAATTATTTCGATTTAATGTTTAATTAGATATGTGTGTTGTATATTGTTCTTATTGTCCCtatatgattatattttaaaaatttttttactttgatttttttaattatttgttttttttcgacTTTTTTAAGTAATGTACCATTTAcctttatgcatatttttatgcttaaattaaaatattttttcttaccttaaaaaatttattgaaaattaaaaaaaaaaacaaatcataattaatacgttaaaatatttaatgagaaaaaaaaataattttacctaataacaattttgtGCAAAATAGGCAACACATAACTGcttcatttaaattatattcttattatgtatttttttacaattttttttttacagttttattatattctaaATTAGTATGACTtacatatttgtatttattttaatcaccatttggaaatataaaaacatattgtgattaatttttttaacatgtatatacatttttatgtcattgtttttttacaaaatatagttAGTTTTTAAGTGTGGggttaaaaatatttgtatatgctAAAGCATATTATGGCATATATAT
It encodes the following:
- a CDS encoding DIX domain-containing protein, putative, which encodes MQNTTIVFYNIINDKEDKNSQNVFYISKPANLIALSDIKNEFPLVGTYHFRFKITQNNNTVWVDITDEASNVPSFNSCIYMKVLRLSWINSKNDKATLNNKSINERSLAASYENDKTIFEEKRTSVHEVSDISKTKANIDMLLFETTPNKPSHGNLEDKKEYTKDQNYFDLMFN